The following are encoded in a window of Cryobacterium sp. CG_9.6 genomic DNA:
- a CDS encoding TetR/AcrR family transcriptional regulator yields MSDASAAVPVPLTRVDVADIAVRLFHEFGYEATSATQIAEAAGVSRSTFFRQFGSKDDVIFADHDELLEQISSYFASQHEDPWTAVCEAASLVFERFRERLEIVRLRDLVVRESQVLRDRETVMVSRYEKTFATYLRQMLPRLDPLVAIRFASAVTATHNFELRRLIRSDARVGPEELAAELVEVRRLLSPTFDSSTTSGVSPDLVVAVFPASTSPYDLARAIEERLRAITG; encoded by the coding sequence ATGTCTGACGCCTCCGCTGCCGTGCCTGTTCCGCTCACCCGCGTCGACGTGGCCGACATTGCGGTGCGGCTCTTTCATGAATTCGGTTATGAGGCAACGTCCGCGACCCAAATTGCCGAAGCCGCCGGCGTGTCCCGCAGCACCTTCTTTCGGCAGTTCGGCTCGAAGGACGACGTGATCTTTGCGGACCACGACGAGCTGCTCGAGCAGATTTCCAGCTATTTCGCCAGCCAGCACGAGGATCCGTGGACGGCCGTGTGTGAGGCGGCATCGCTGGTATTCGAGCGTTTTCGCGAGCGGCTCGAGATTGTGCGCCTGCGTGACCTCGTGGTGCGTGAGTCGCAGGTGCTGCGGGACCGGGAAACCGTCATGGTGTCCCGGTACGAAAAGACCTTTGCCACCTATCTGCGGCAGATGCTTCCCCGGCTCGACCCACTCGTGGCCATTCGCTTCGCGTCTGCGGTGACGGCCACCCACAACTTCGAGCTGCGCCGCCTCATCCGCTCCGACGCCCGGGTGGGACCCGAGGAACTTGCAGCGGAACTTGTGGAGGTGCGTCGCCTTCTCTCCCCCACGTTCGATTCCAGCACCACCTCCGGAGTGTCACCGGACCTGGTCGTGGCGGTCTTCCCCGCGTCAACCTCGCCCTACGACCTGGCCCGGGCGATCGAAGAACGGCTTCGCGCGATCACAGGCTGA
- a CDS encoding acyl-CoA dehydrogenase family protein, translated as MPTVSTPSTDVDYEVLAARFRPLFASIAADASAREQDHRLPYIEIKQLAAAGFGALRVPVADGGSGATLPQLFRLLTELAAADSNIPQALRGHFAFVEDRLVSTGDQRAVWLARFVAGDLVGNSWTEIGAVTVGEVNTKVRPLDGQPDRFQVNGTKFYSTGSIFADWIDTYAQRSDTGAHVIAVVNAHQPGVTHGDDWDGFGQRTTGSGTSTFVDAVVDAENVIDFSTRFRYQTAFYQAVLLAVLAGSIQAAVREVSTEVRNRTRIFSHGNTNSFATDPQILQVVGEASAQGFAAAATLESAARALQAAYDAAFLGDEVEEEHLNDVAELQTAQAQVVLSELATRATSTVFNALAASGVSTSKNIDRHWRNARTAANHNPWVFKARIVGDFEVTGAQPPRIWSIGAAPVT; from the coding sequence ATGCCCACTGTCTCCACACCCTCCACCGACGTCGACTACGAAGTACTTGCCGCTCGTTTCCGGCCCCTGTTTGCCTCGATTGCAGCGGATGCCTCGGCCCGCGAGCAGGACCATCGGCTCCCCTATATCGAAATCAAACAGCTGGCCGCAGCTGGTTTCGGTGCCCTTCGCGTTCCGGTGGCGGACGGAGGCTCCGGTGCCACGCTTCCCCAGCTTTTCCGGCTGCTCACCGAGCTCGCCGCCGCGGACTCCAACATTCCGCAGGCGCTGCGCGGTCACTTTGCCTTCGTGGAAGATCGTCTGGTGTCCACCGGCGACCAGCGCGCGGTGTGGCTGGCGCGTTTTGTGGCTGGCGACCTCGTGGGCAACTCCTGGACCGAGATCGGGGCCGTCACGGTGGGTGAAGTGAATACGAAGGTGCGGCCCCTCGACGGGCAGCCCGATCGCTTCCAGGTGAACGGGACAAAGTTCTATTCCACCGGAAGCATATTCGCCGATTGGATCGACACCTATGCCCAGCGCAGTGATACGGGCGCGCACGTGATCGCGGTGGTGAATGCCCATCAGCCCGGGGTGACACACGGCGACGACTGGGACGGATTCGGTCAGCGCACGACGGGATCAGGCACCTCGACGTTTGTCGACGCGGTGGTGGATGCCGAGAACGTTATCGACTTCAGCACCCGGTTCAGATACCAGACCGCGTTCTATCAGGCCGTGCTGCTGGCCGTCCTCGCTGGGTCCATCCAGGCCGCCGTGCGTGAGGTGTCCACCGAGGTGCGCAACCGCACCCGCATTTTTTCGCACGGAAACACCAACTCGTTTGCCACCGACCCGCAGATTCTGCAGGTGGTGGGGGAGGCATCGGCTCAGGGATTCGCCGCCGCCGCGACGCTCGAAAGCGCCGCTCGGGCGCTGCAGGCAGCCTACGACGCGGCGTTTCTTGGCGATGAGGTGGAGGAGGAACACCTCAACGACGTGGCCGAATTGCAGACCGCGCAGGCGCAGGTTGTGCTGAGCGAACTGGCTACCCGCGCCACCAGCACTGTGTTCAACGCCCTCGCGGCCTCCGGGGTGAGCACGAGCAAGAACATCGATCGGCACTGGCGCAACGCGCGCACGGCTGCGAACCACAACCCCTGGGTGTTCAAGGCCCGAATCGTGGGCGACTTCGAGGTGACAGGGGCCCAGCCGCCGCGCATCTGGTCGATTGGGGCTGCTCCGGTCACCTAG
- a CDS encoding methionine ABC transporter permease — protein sequence MSAVLDSVRFGGAFATSEVPLRDIPALVFPALLDTLIMVGIVMAIVVLVGVPLGALVHNLAPGGLFENPALHSVLSWIVSIGRSLPFLILMAAIVPFTRFITGTNIGIAAAVVPMTIAGIAFFTRIVENSLRGVPPTLVRVAKASGASPLQIIRTAQLSEALPSIIGGLTINTIAMIEYSAIAGTIGAGGIGYVAVTYGYQRFDHTVMLATIVILVVTVALVQITGDRLVRLATPHSAPTRTRMPRPSRPNTLVDA from the coding sequence ATGAGCGCTGTCCTTGACTCCGTTCGCTTCGGTGGAGCTTTTGCCACCAGCGAAGTTCCCCTGCGCGACATTCCCGCCCTGGTCTTCCCGGCGCTGCTCGACACGCTGATCATGGTGGGCATCGTCATGGCAATAGTGGTTCTCGTGGGTGTGCCGCTCGGCGCACTCGTGCATAATCTTGCGCCCGGCGGACTGTTTGAGAACCCGGCTCTGCACTCCGTGCTCAGCTGGATCGTGAGCATCGGACGCTCCCTGCCATTTCTCATTCTGATGGCCGCGATCGTGCCGTTCACCCGTTTCATCACCGGAACCAACATTGGTATTGCTGCTGCCGTGGTTCCCATGACCATCGCGGGTATCGCCTTCTTCACTCGTATCGTGGAGAACTCGCTGCGGGGAGTGCCGCCCACCCTGGTGCGGGTGGCCAAGGCATCCGGTGCATCGCCGCTGCAGATCATTCGCACCGCTCAGCTCAGTGAGGCACTGCCCTCGATCATTGGTGGCCTCACCATCAACACCATCGCGATGATCGAGTACTCGGCCATCGCCGGCACAATCGGAGCCGGCGGAATCGGCTACGTGGCCGTCACCTACGGTTACCAGCGATTCGATCACACCGTGATGCTCGCCACCATCGTCATTCTCGTGGTGACCGTGGCCCTCGTGCAGATCACCGGAGACCGGCTCGTGCGCCTGGCCACGCCCCACAGCGCTCCGACACGCACACGAATGCCCCGGCCGTCGCGTCCGAACACGCTCGTCGACGCGTGA
- a CDS encoding AMP-binding protein produces the protein MIDPQLGSANDSPLTPMRFLQRSAEVFPNKNAIVYGDRSYTYAEYSAIAQRLARAIRARINPGDRVIFLAPNIPEMLIAHFAVPLAGGVLVALNSRLAKPEIDYVIAHSDATLLFLDAELVATVGNAYDASPALKHVIEIADPEFGLSESGLAFGQQSFESFLAEADRIVPGSADDRPLRWEVEDEREVIAINYTSGTTGKPKGVMYTHRGAYLNSFGEIFHNQFTSDSVYLWTLPMFHCNGWCTPWAVTGAGATHVCLRAVRADAVWSAIDTLGVTNLCGAPTVCGIIANAPQAHLVERPLSITTAGAPPSPTVIEQLDTLGINVVHVYGLTEVYGPYTICEYQHEWDDLPKNERAQKISRQGVGMLQAESARIVDADMNDVPADAHTMGEIVLRGNNVMAGYYKDPAATAEAFRGGWFHTGDLGVMHPDGYIELRDRAKDIIISGGENISTIEVENAILAHPTVLDVAVVGIPHAKWGERPKAYVVLRPEQTVTEVDLLTHTRYLIASFKVPDYIDFVETLPRTATGKIMKVALRALQEQEQAAAVVTEPAGA, from the coding sequence GTGATTGACCCCCAGCTCGGCTCAGCCAACGATTCACCGCTCACCCCGATGCGTTTTCTACAGCGCTCCGCAGAAGTATTCCCCAACAAGAATGCAATTGTCTACGGCGACCGCAGCTATACGTACGCGGAGTATTCTGCGATTGCCCAGCGTCTGGCCCGGGCCATTCGGGCGCGGATCAATCCGGGAGATCGCGTTATATTCCTGGCACCGAATATTCCAGAGATGCTGATCGCACACTTTGCCGTCCCGCTCGCGGGTGGCGTGCTCGTGGCGCTGAACTCCCGGTTGGCCAAGCCGGAAATTGACTACGTCATCGCCCACTCCGACGCCACGCTGCTGTTCCTCGACGCCGAGCTCGTGGCCACAGTGGGGAACGCGTATGACGCGAGCCCCGCCCTCAAGCACGTCATTGAAATCGCTGACCCGGAGTTCGGCCTCTCCGAAAGCGGGCTCGCCTTCGGACAGCAGAGCTTCGAGTCCTTTCTGGCCGAAGCCGACCGCATCGTGCCCGGTAGCGCCGACGACCGACCGCTCCGCTGGGAGGTGGAGGACGAGCGCGAGGTTATCGCCATCAACTACACCTCGGGCACAACGGGCAAACCCAAGGGCGTCATGTACACCCACCGCGGCGCCTACCTCAACTCCTTTGGCGAGATCTTCCACAACCAGTTCACAAGCGATTCCGTCTACCTGTGGACCCTGCCCATGTTCCACTGCAACGGCTGGTGCACTCCGTGGGCCGTCACGGGCGCCGGCGCCACCCACGTGTGTCTGCGTGCCGTCCGAGCGGATGCCGTCTGGTCAGCCATCGACACCCTCGGCGTCACCAACCTCTGCGGCGCTCCCACCGTCTGCGGCATCATCGCCAACGCGCCGCAGGCTCACCTGGTGGAACGCCCGCTGAGCATCACCACGGCTGGGGCTCCGCCCTCGCCCACGGTAATCGAGCAGCTCGATACGCTCGGTATCAACGTGGTGCACGTGTATGGCCTCACCGAGGTTTACGGCCCGTACACGATTTGCGAATACCAGCACGAATGGGATGACCTGCCCAAGAACGAGCGGGCGCAGAAGATCTCCCGTCAGGGTGTCGGTATGCTGCAGGCCGAATCCGCGCGCATCGTGGACGCGGACATGAACGATGTTCCCGCCGATGCCCACACGATGGGTGAGATCGTACTGCGGGGCAACAACGTGATGGCCGGGTACTACAAGGACCCCGCGGCCACGGCCGAAGCGTTCCGTGGGGGCTGGTTTCATACCGGCGACCTGGGCGTGATGCATCCCGACGGCTATATCGAACTGCGGGACCGCGCGAAAGACATCATCATCTCGGGTGGCGAGAACATCTCGACCATCGAGGTCGAAAACGCCATCCTGGCGCACCCGACCGTGCTCGATGTTGCCGTGGTCGGCATCCCGCATGCCAAATGGGGCGAACGCCCCAAGGCCTATGTGGTGCTCCGCCCCGAGCAGACCGTCACCGAGGTGGACCTCCTGACGCACACCCGGTATCTGATCGCGAGCTTCAAGGTTCCGGACTACATCGACTTTGTAGAAACGCTCCCGCGCACAGCCACCGGGAAAATCATGAAGGTGGCGTTACGAGCGCTCCAGGAGCAGGAGCAGGCTGCCGCGGTGGTGACGGAGCCGGCCGGGGCTTAG
- a CDS encoding MetQ/NlpA family ABC transporter substrate-binding protein translates to MSQNTPRSTPVTTPETDPHGFNLKKRRRWPWIAGAGVVVVAVAAAIAIPLLNPTLSPNETAGATLVVATAEGSAAEQALVNFVAEEVAPRYGITVAFKGLSDSNTINRAVSEGEIAGTVYQHKLWLGQVLEANPDFKEEAATSVFRWGFGLWSSKWGSVAEIPDGATISLYSDPANEAQGLWLLESAGLITLKPGTPTGSATQDDIATNPKNLKFTLLDFAAQSRALPDLDAAAGYTEYYLAADIPLEQQIFAPAAPDEFAGQLTIGSDYADTDNIKKLVAAFKDPAVQEFLATDPTVKGILLPIDAQ, encoded by the coding sequence ATGTCCCAGAACACGCCCCGCAGCACGCCCGTCACCACGCCAGAGACCGACCCGCACGGCTTCAACCTGAAGAAGCGCCGGCGCTGGCCCTGGATCGCCGGGGCCGGCGTGGTGGTGGTGGCTGTTGCCGCGGCCATTGCCATCCCCCTTCTCAACCCCACCCTCTCGCCCAACGAAACGGCCGGGGCAACCCTGGTCGTGGCCACGGCCGAGGGAAGCGCCGCCGAGCAGGCGCTCGTGAATTTTGTCGCCGAGGAGGTTGCACCCCGGTACGGCATCACGGTTGCCTTCAAGGGACTCTCCGACAGCAACACCATTAATCGCGCGGTGAGCGAGGGCGAGATTGCCGGCACCGTGTATCAGCACAAGCTCTGGCTGGGCCAGGTTCTCGAGGCAAACCCCGATTTCAAGGAGGAGGCGGCGACATCCGTTTTCCGTTGGGGCTTCGGGCTGTGGTCATCGAAGTGGGGCAGCGTGGCGGAGATTCCGGATGGCGCCACGATTTCGCTCTACTCCGACCCGGCCAATGAGGCCCAGGGTCTGTGGCTGCTTGAGAGCGCCGGGCTGATCACACTGAAGCCCGGGACGCCGACGGGTTCGGCCACCCAGGACGACATTGCCACGAACCCGAAGAACCTGAAATTCACGCTTCTCGACTTTGCGGCACAGTCCCGGGCGCTGCCCGACCTCGACGCGGCCGCCGGGTACACCGAGTACTACCTTGCCGCCGACATTCCGCTCGAGCAGCAGATCTTCGCCCCGGCCGCCCCGGACGAATTCGCCGGCCAGCTCACGATCGGCAGCGACTACGCCGACACCGACAACATCAAGAAGCTCGTCGCCGCCTTCAAGGACCCCGCCGTGCAGGAGTTTCTCGCGACCGACCCCACGGTGAAGGGGATTCTGCTCCCCATCGACGCGCAGTAA
- a CDS encoding class II glutamine amidotransferase, producing MGSPHVVDPSGKAVMCRLLAYASPTPRTTRDVLGGNQSAVFQDMTELHKDGWGSAWIVGDTTRRVKKERSALTGEGDQRLTEALSERLSRAQLVHLRMATDGMACQPANTHPFVRDGFAFAHNGSLAPASAMDDYIAPHLLAALDGDTDSERYLAVIRTKVAEGNDLFEAVCQTVLELRPIFPDLSMNAMILSPTELIAVHASEDADTPHDMFDASGLTELTLPQDHRTAYYLMRQRRYDDGTIVFASSGLDIVGWEPLPAESVTRVNLTTLESTTRLLDVEPSVLARHRQA from the coding sequence GTGGGTTCACCTCACGTGGTGGACCCGTCCGGAAAGGCCGTTATGTGCCGGCTGCTCGCCTATGCCTCACCCACTCCACGCACCACCCGCGACGTGCTGGGGGGAAACCAGAGCGCCGTCTTCCAGGACATGACCGAGCTGCATAAAGATGGCTGGGGAAGTGCGTGGATCGTGGGCGATACGACTCGCCGCGTGAAAAAGGAACGATCCGCCCTCACCGGTGAGGGTGATCAGCGTTTGACCGAAGCTCTGTCGGAACGACTGTCCCGCGCTCAGCTTGTTCACCTGCGCATGGCCACGGACGGGATGGCCTGCCAGCCAGCCAACACGCATCCGTTTGTTCGGGATGGTTTCGCTTTCGCCCACAACGGTTCACTGGCACCGGCCTCGGCCATGGATGACTACATTGCTCCCCACCTGCTTGCCGCGCTGGATGGTGACACGGACAGTGAGCGCTACCTCGCTGTTATTCGCACCAAGGTTGCCGAGGGAAATGACCTGTTCGAGGCTGTGTGTCAGACCGTTCTTGAGCTTCGACCGATTTTTCCCGACCTCAGCATGAACGCGATGATTCTCTCGCCCACCGAGCTCATTGCCGTGCACGCGAGTGAGGATGCCGACACCCCGCATGACATGTTCGACGCGAGTGGCCTGACGGAGCTCACCCTTCCCCAAGACCATCGCACCGCGTACTACCTCATGCGTCAGCGACGCTACGACGACGGCACCATTGTCTTCGCATCGAGTGGCCTCGACATTGTGGGCTGGGAACCGTTGCCGGCCGAGAGTGTGACCCGGGTGAACCTGACGACCCTGGAGTCCACGACGCGGCTACTCGACGTGGAACCCAGCGTTTTGGCCCGTCACCGCCAGGCCTAA
- a CDS encoding acyl-CoA dehydrogenase family protein — protein MNSLPVIAEERNVNTPASTRTPDYDVSTPLDTDYYAVFADVPEADRAFWARARGFAEDTLDELTEAWDKGEYPLHLARRLGELDLLTDGVEGPGLTPMSPLAAGLVNMEISRGDGSMGTVVAVQGGLALRSIALFGSDEQKATWLVPLARAEKLGAFALTEPEHGSDSVGLVTSARHDGDEWVINGEKMWIGNGSVGDVTVVWARDEQGDVRGFLVDQATPGYLAQTMTGKGSLRAIHQARIVFDNVRIPLDAVLPGTHTFKDTAAVLYATRLGVAWSALGHATAIFEAALNYSTLRTQFGKPLAGFQLVQERLTVMLSRLTSMQLHCMHLATLDAAGTLRPIQASLAKYHNTRAAREIASLGRDMLGGNGILLENHVVRHMADIEAIHTYEGTESVQALLIGRDLTGVSAFK, from the coding sequence ATGAATTCCCTCCCCGTCATTGCCGAAGAACGCAATGTGAACACGCCGGCATCCACCCGCACGCCGGACTATGACGTCAGCACCCCACTCGACACCGACTACTACGCGGTCTTCGCCGACGTTCCCGAGGCCGACCGGGCCTTCTGGGCCCGCGCCCGCGGCTTCGCCGAAGACACACTCGATGAACTCACCGAGGCCTGGGATAAGGGCGAGTACCCGCTGCATCTCGCGCGCCGACTCGGAGAGCTGGATCTACTCACCGATGGGGTCGAGGGCCCGGGCCTCACACCGATGTCTCCGCTCGCAGCCGGGCTCGTGAACATGGAGATCTCCCGCGGCGATGGTTCGATGGGAACCGTCGTGGCCGTGCAGGGCGGACTCGCGCTGCGCAGCATTGCGCTCTTCGGCAGCGACGAGCAGAAGGCCACCTGGCTGGTTCCCCTCGCCCGCGCCGAAAAGCTCGGTGCCTTCGCGCTCACGGAGCCCGAACACGGCTCCGACTCCGTGGGCCTCGTAACCTCCGCTCGCCATGACGGTGACGAATGGGTGATCAACGGCGAGAAGATGTGGATCGGTAACGGTTCCGTGGGAGACGTCACGGTGGTGTGGGCGCGCGACGAGCAGGGCGATGTGCGCGGATTCCTCGTTGACCAGGCCACGCCCGGTTACCTCGCCCAGACGATGACCGGTAAAGGATCGCTTCGAGCCATTCACCAGGCGCGGATCGTATTCGACAACGTGCGTATTCCCCTCGACGCGGTCCTGCCGGGCACCCATACCTTCAAGGACACCGCCGCCGTGCTCTATGCCACACGCCTCGGCGTGGCATGGTCGGCACTCGGGCACGCCACGGCCATCTTCGAAGCGGCGCTCAACTACTCCACCCTGCGCACACAGTTCGGCAAGCCGCTGGCCGGTTTCCAGCTCGTGCAGGAACGCCTCACGGTAATGCTCTCCCGCCTCACCTCCATGCAGTTGCACTGCATGCACCTCGCCACCCTCGACGCGGCCGGAACACTGCGGCCCATTCAGGCGTCCCTCGCCAAGTACCACAACACCCGCGCTGCCCGGGAAATCGCGTCCCTCGGTCGCGACATGCTGGGCGGTAACGGTATCCTGCTCGAAAACCACGTGGTGCGACACATGGCCGATATCGAAGCCATTCACACCTACGAGGGCACGGAAAGTGTTCAAGCCCTGCTCATCGGCCGTGACCTCACGGGCGTCAGCGCCTTCAAGTAA
- a CDS encoding 3-hydroxyacyl-CoA dehydrogenase NAD-binding domain-containing protein yields MVSAAHTRIKVGLHVSAGHTIAVVNFVPAPGALVTWTPDALRALTTAVRKIGSTHVDAVAFVGTGSAFGAGADLGGFQSAQSAADGEQLARDGYLAFATISRLSVPTFAFINGAAVGGALELALRCDYRTVAASARNIGLPEVRLGLLPGWGGLTSLCELVGVTGAADVAITRSLAGRYASAQEAERLGLADMVLPSDDFLAASLSWAAAVLNGSRLPIATGPAPVPWNPAAVRAAVAKRIPGVLPAVESALTLLSAWNDRYSAPVAGNRTAARLARAGDALEADTIAAFGTLLHSDECRASIYAFFAVQAARKRSRPTPARSTDLPGVTPVTHVGVVGGGLMATQLAYLFADRLDVPTHLIDLSAERVDLALERVSSQLDRSVKRGMTTTERDRIASLVTAGTDATVHAPCEMVIEAVFEDLTVKRAVWASVEDVVADTTVLLTNTSSLSIANQGEGLRHPERLIGFHFFNPVAVLPLVEIVRSVHTSQAAVDAAFALAGSLGKTAVLVKDSPGFVVNRLLTRLFSDTLELIDAGTDARAVDSALVSDGLPMTALTLLEYIGPAVQLHILETMNAGANERFRVSPSLCRIVTNNLTGYLGDDGYPSPEVTAILDQVYAVSKRMLPTTPTDIRAFLLTGLADEAWRMLAEGTVESADDIDACMILGANYPQHTGGLTPLLDRSGASVAANGVRFHALGVANAPVSV; encoded by the coding sequence GTGGTTAGTGCAGCACACACCAGAATCAAGGTCGGCCTGCACGTGAGCGCCGGCCACACCATTGCCGTCGTCAACTTCGTTCCGGCACCGGGTGCGCTGGTCACCTGGACCCCCGACGCCCTGCGTGCTCTCACCACCGCCGTGAGAAAGATCGGCAGCACGCACGTGGATGCCGTCGCCTTCGTCGGTACCGGTTCGGCCTTCGGCGCCGGAGCCGACCTCGGTGGATTTCAGTCCGCCCAGTCCGCAGCCGATGGTGAACAGCTCGCCCGGGACGGGTACCTCGCGTTCGCCACCATCAGCCGCCTGTCCGTTCCCACCTTTGCCTTCATCAATGGCGCGGCTGTGGGCGGAGCGCTCGAGCTCGCGCTGCGCTGCGACTACCGCACCGTGGCGGCATCCGCTCGGAACATTGGCCTCCCCGAGGTTCGCCTCGGTCTGCTGCCCGGCTGGGGTGGTCTCACCTCGCTCTGCGAACTCGTGGGGGTCACCGGCGCTGCCGATGTGGCGATCACCCGTTCGCTCGCCGGGCGGTACGCCTCGGCGCAGGAGGCCGAACGCCTCGGACTTGCCGACATGGTGCTCCCGTCCGATGACTTTCTTGCTGCCTCCCTCTCCTGGGCGGCGGCTGTGCTCAATGGCTCCCGGCTGCCCATCGCTACCGGCCCCGCCCCCGTGCCGTGGAACCCAGCCGCCGTGCGGGCTGCGGTGGCCAAGCGCATTCCGGGGGTTCTTCCCGCCGTCGAGTCCGCCCTGACGTTGCTCTCCGCCTGGAACGACCGGTATTCCGCTCCGGTGGCCGGCAACCGCACCGCCGCACGGCTGGCCCGTGCCGGGGATGCACTCGAGGCCGACACTATCGCCGCCTTCGGCACCCTGCTGCACAGCGATGAGTGTCGAGCCAGCATCTACGCGTTCTTCGCGGTCCAGGCCGCGCGCAAACGATCCCGCCCCACTCCGGCCCGCTCCACCGACCTGCCGGGCGTCACCCCCGTCACGCACGTGGGCGTCGTGGGCGGCGGCCTCATGGCCACGCAACTCGCGTACCTGTTCGCTGACCGCCTGGACGTGCCCACGCACCTCATTGACCTCAGTGCCGAGCGCGTTGACCTCGCGCTCGAGCGGGTGTCCAGCCAGCTCGACCGATCGGTGAAGCGCGGAATGACCACCACCGAGCGCGACCGCATTGCGAGCCTGGTCACCGCCGGCACCGACGCTACCGTGCATGCGCCGTGCGAGATGGTGATCGAGGCGGTCTTCGAAGACCTCACGGTCAAACGTGCGGTGTGGGCATCCGTTGAAGATGTCGTCGCTGACACCACGGTGCTGCTCACCAACACCTCCTCGTTGTCGATCGCGAATCAGGGCGAGGGCTTGCGCCACCCGGAGCGCCTCATTGGGTTCCACTTCTTCAACCCGGTGGCCGTGCTTCCCCTCGTGGAGATCGTGCGGTCCGTGCACACCAGCCAGGCTGCTGTCGATGCCGCGTTTGCTCTCGCCGGTTCACTCGGCAAAACCGCGGTACTCGTGAAGGACTCCCCCGGATTCGTGGTGAATCGTCTGCTCACCCGCCTATTCAGTGACACCCTCGAACTCATCGATGCGGGAACGGATGCCCGCGCCGTCGACAGCGCCCTCGTGAGTGACGGCCTGCCCATGACCGCACTGACCCTGCTCGAATATATTGGCCCGGCGGTGCAGCTGCACATTCTGGAGACCATGAATGCCGGCGCCAACGAACGGTTCCGCGTGAGTCCCAGCCTCTGCCGCATCGTGACCAACAACCTCACCGGTTATCTCGGTGACGATGGATACCCGAGTCCCGAGGTCACGGCGATTCTCGACCAGGTCTATGCCGTGTCCAAGCGGATGCTCCCCACCACCCCCACAGACATTCGCGCCTTCCTGCTCACAGGTCTCGCCGATGAAGCGTGGCGCATGCTTGCGGAGGGCACGGTCGAGAGCGCGGATGACATCGACGCCTGCATGATCCTCGGTGCCAACTATCCGCAGCACACTGGTGGTCTCACCCCCCTACTTGATCGTTCGGGCGCCTCCGTTGCCGCCAATGGCGTGAGATTTCATGCACTCGGAGTAGCAAACGCCCCTGTTTCCGTCTGA
- a CDS encoding ATP-binding cassette domain-containing protein produces MISLNALTKVYGHGDHAVTVLDRLDFQVATGEIFAVVGPSGAGKSTLAQCINLLERPTSGSIVVNGEDLSSLPERRLRVARRRIGTIFQSDGLFSRRTAAQNVALPLEYLGVTAAETTARVAELLDRVGLSNRADHYPHQLSGGQRQRVGIARALALRPSILLSDEATSGLDPDSTASIVNLLKELRDDLSLSILFITHEMDTVLQVADSVARLDHGHIVESGRIVDLLRDPDSSLGQALRPQRRHATGTDGAQTWFVNYTSSTVPADWLARLSAELGETVSLLGASIETIGGATVGHATISVPVAEPGRLVSVAASLGLSAQPHGSHPVKTGSPAVSLTLERAA; encoded by the coding sequence ATGATTAGTCTGAACGCACTCACCAAGGTCTATGGACACGGCGACCATGCCGTGACCGTTCTTGACCGCCTCGATTTTCAGGTGGCAACCGGAGAAATCTTCGCCGTTGTCGGCCCGAGCGGGGCCGGCAAGAGCACACTCGCGCAGTGCATCAACCTGCTGGAGCGGCCCACGAGCGGCTCGATCGTGGTGAACGGGGAGGATCTCAGCAGCCTGCCCGAGCGTCGGCTGCGCGTGGCGCGGCGTCGCATCGGCACCATTTTTCAGTCGGACGGCCTGTTCAGTCGACGCACAGCGGCCCAAAATGTGGCCCTTCCGCTGGAGTACCTCGGCGTCACCGCGGCGGAGACAACGGCTCGAGTGGCCGAACTCCTCGACCGTGTGGGACTCAGCAACCGTGCCGACCACTATCCGCACCAGCTCTCCGGCGGACAGCGCCAACGCGTGGGAATCGCCCGGGCGCTGGCTCTTCGACCGTCGATTCTGCTCTCGGATGAGGCCACGTCGGGCCTTGACCCCGACTCGACGGCCTCGATTGTGAACCTCCTCAAGGAGCTGCGTGATGACCTGAGCCTGTCGATTCTGTTCATCACCCACGAAATGGACACCGTGCTTCAGGTGGCCGATTCGGTGGCTCGACTGGACCACGGCCACATTGTGGAGTCCGGCCGTATCGTGGACCTGCTGCGCGATCCCGACTCGTCGCTCGGCCAGGCACTTCGCCCGCAGCGACGGCACGCGACAGGGACGGATGGTGCCCAGACCTGGTTCGTGAACTACACGTCCTCGACGGTTCCGGCCGACTGGCTGGCCCGGCTCTCTGCCGAGCTGGGCGAAACCGTATCACTGCTCGGGGCCTCCATCGAAACCATCGGCGGCGCCACGGTGGGTCACGCCACCATCAGCGTGCCGGTTGCGGAACCGGGCCGGCTGGTTTCGGTTGCGGCCAGCCTCGGGCTCTCCGCCCAGCCGCACGGCTCACACCCGGTGAAGACCGGGAGTCCAGCTGTTTCCCTCACTCTGGAGCGTGCCGCATGA